From Draconibacterium halophilum, one genomic window encodes:
- a CDS encoding RNA polymerase sigma factor, which translates to MKNDEKIWNDFCRGENYALSYIYSNNIHLLFRYGRKFSKDNELIKDTIQDLFFDLIRTRENLGATDNIRYYLLCSFRRKLFKNLSRQKSNTEGGYVSVPVPEISYSIEQELISKEYLTLRDKRIKKGLSELTTKQREILFYRYTCGFEYEEICNLMSLKYDSARKQVFRALKALKVIMIKDNVLILLSMFSKNGPKK; encoded by the coding sequence ATGAAAAACGACGAAAAGATATGGAATGACTTTTGCAGAGGCGAAAATTATGCCCTCTCCTATATATATTCCAATAATATCCATCTATTATTTCGATACGGTAGAAAATTTTCAAAGGACAATGAATTAATAAAAGATACAATTCAGGATCTGTTTTTTGATTTGATTCGTACAAGAGAAAATTTGGGAGCAACAGATAATATTCGTTATTATTTACTCTGTTCATTCAGAAGAAAACTTTTTAAAAATCTTAGTAGACAAAAAAGTAATACCGAGGGAGGATATGTAAGCGTCCCAGTTCCCGAAATTAGTTACTCTATTGAGCAGGAGTTAATCTCAAAGGAGTATCTCACCCTTCGAGACAAAAGAATAAAAAAGGGACTAAGTGAATTGACAACCAAACAACGAGAAATTTTGTTTTATCGTTACACCTGTGGATTTGAGTATGAAGAAATTTGTAATTTGATGAGCCTTAAATATGACTCGGCAAGGAAGCAGGTATTTAGAGCATTAAAAGCATTAAAGGTCATAATGATTAAGGATAATGTGCTCATACTTCTATCTATGTTCTCGAAAAATGGTCCTAAAAAGTAA